GGAGGGAAGATTGATAAGCCTTTCCATAAAGGAGGACACAATGGCACAGACCGATCTACCCGCACGCGGCCACTTTCCCCAGGTAAAGCTGGGAAAGAAGGTTCCTAAGAAAGCAGAAGCACTGCTGATCGCTGCATTCGAGGGCGAAGGCGGCCTTGAGCTGCCAGGCACCGATCTGCTTGGGGGCGCAGCGCTGCGCTCCACTTATGAAGCATTGGTGGCCGTAGGGGCCTCTGGCAAGGCCGGTGAGGTTACGCGCGTGCCGGCTCCGGCCAAGGCGGGCGTGGCCTCCATCATCGCCGTTGGCTTGGGCGATGCGGAAGAAGTAGACGATGAGACGCTGCGCCGCGCTGCCGGCCAGGCCGCGCGTTCCATCACCAAGGTGGGGGCCGTAGCCACCTCGCTAGGCGATTTTGGTATCACCCCAGTGGTAGAAGGCCTCATCCTCGGCGGCTATAAGTACTCTGGCCTGCGCTCCGAGTCGGCCGCGGAAACCACCACTTTCACCGTGGTGGCGGAAAAGTCCGCACAAGAGGAATTCGACAGCGCCAAGATAACCGCCGAGTCCGTCCTCATCGCCCGCGACCTAGTCAATACCCCCTCCAACCTGCTCTACCCAGAAACCTACGCCGCGTTCCTGTCTGCCCAAGCGGCAGAAGCCGGCCTTGAGGTGGAGGTCTTGGATGAAAAGGCGCTGGAAAAGCAGGGCTTTGGTGGCATCATGGCCGTCGGTCGCGGATCCGCCCGCCCGCCGCGCTTGGTCCGCTTGAGCTGGAAGCCGAAGAAGGCCAAGCGCCACGTCGCCCTAGTAGGCAAGGGAATCACCTTCGACACCGGCGGAATTTCCCTGAAGCCGGGCGCCAAGATGTGGGACATGATTTCTGACATGGGCGGTTCCGCTGCAATGGCCGCCGCCATCATCGCCGCGGCAAAACTGAACCTCAAGGTGGGCATCACCGCTACCCTGCCGCTGGCGGAAAACATGCCGGGCAGCGATGCTACCCGCCCAGGCGATGTCATCACCCACTACGGCGGCATTACCTCCGAGGTTCTCAACACTGACGCGGAGGGCCGCCTTGTGCTTGCCGACGCCATTGCGCGCGCCAGCGAGGACAGCCCCGATTACCTCATCGAAACCGCCACCTTGACCGGCGCCCAGATGGTCGCCCTGGGTGAGCGCACCGCCGGCGTGATGGGCTCGGAAGAATTCCGCGATCGCATGGCCGAGATTGGCCGAGAGGTGGGCGAAAAGGCATGGGCCATGCCTTTGCTAGAAGAACACGAGGAATCCGTGAAGTCCGCCAGCGCCGATATCCGCAATATCAACGCCAAGCGTGAGGGCGGCATGGAATACGCCGGCACCTACCTCCAGCACTTCGTGGGCGAGGGAATCGAATGGGCTCATATCGACGTGGCAGGCCCTTCCTTCAACACCACTGGTGCCTATGGGTACACGCCGAAGATGGGCACGGGCGTGCCTACCCGCACGGTGGTTGCCGCCCTGCGCGAGATTGCTGAATCAAAGTAGCACCACAGCAGGCTTAGTGTGTTTAGAATCCTAGAAGCATGAAGCCTGCTTTAATCATCGTTGACGTACAACATGACTTCTGCCCCGGCGGTGCCTTAGGCACCGAGCGGGGCAATGAGGTCGCTGCAAAAATCGCCTCCCTGCAACAGGGCTACGAAACCGTCGTAGCCACGCAGGATTGGCACATCGATCCGGGTTCTCACTTTTCAAAGGACCCGGATTTTGTCGATTCTTGGCCGGTGCACTGCGTAGCCGAGTCCCACGGCGCAGCCATGCATGAGGCCATCGGGCCGGCGCAAGCCTACTTCCGCAAGGGCGAATACACCGCCGCCTATTCCGGATTCGAAGGCGCTGCAAACGGCACCTTGCTCGCTGACTGGCTGCGCGAGCGCCACATTGACGCCGTGGATATCGTGGGCATTGCCACCGATCACTGCGTGCGTGCCACGGCCGCCGACGCCCTTAAAGAGGGCTTTGCCGTCCGCGTATTGCGTGAATATTGCTCCCCAGTGGACGAAGCCCGCGGCGAGGCCGCGTTGCAAGAGTTGGCCGCCGCCGGCGCCATCATCTGCTAAACACAGGAAAACGCCTACGGCCCTCGAACCGAATGTGGTCCGAGGGCCGCTGGCGTCTCTCTACAAGGTGTTTCCATGTATCGGCTAAAGTAGCCGCCCTCTGGAAACGGGAGGGGTTCTCTCTATCTCTCTCGCATGCGCTCTCTCAAACGCATGAATTAAGTATGGAATGCCGATATTGGATCCGGGTGTCAAGTACCTGAAAGTTTCCTGTTGAATTGTGCCACCAAGGCTCCTACTACCTCACCTCGGCAAATGCGTCTCCACCAAATTGGCGAAAGCTCTGCGCTACGCGAGACGATTGTTATAGGGTGATCTGCGTCCCCACGGGTGCCCGAGCACGGGCTGAGAGTGCGCTAAAGCTGCGCATAGACCGTTCGAACCTGTTTGGTTAATACCTACGAAGGAAGAGAGGAGCGCTTGCCATGACGGCTGCCCCAGAAAACCACCCTAAGCATTCCTATTCCCCCATTCACCACGACGGTCTAGAAGTTCCAGAGACCGAAATCCAACTGGATGATTCCCCACAAGGCCCCAATGAGCCCTTCCGCGTCTACCGCACGCGTGGGCCAGAATGCGCACCTGAAGTGGGGCTACCGGCCCTGCGCAGCGAGTGGATTAGCGAGCGCGGAGATACCAAAGAGTACGCCGGTCGCGGCCGCGAGCTGGCTGACGATGGACGTGCCGCACAGCGCCGCGGGGCGTCTTCCCAAGAGTGGAATGGCTCTAAGCGCCCGCCGCTTAAGGCTCAGCTCGGGCGCCGCGTAACTCAAATGCACTACGCTCGCCAAGGAATCATCACCCGCGAAATGGAATTCGTAGCACTGCGTGAGCACTGCGATCCGGAATTCGTTCGCGCTGAGGTAGCTCGCGGCCGCGCCATTATCCCTAATAATGTCAACCACCCCGAGTCTGAGCCCATGATCATTGGGCGAAAATTTCTCACCAAAATCAACGCCAATATTGGTAACTCCGCGGTTACCTCCTCCATCGAGGAAGAAGTGTCCAAACTGCGCTGGGCTACCCAGTGGGGCGCGGACACCGTAATGGATCTTTCCACTGGTGACGATATCCACACCACCCGCGAGTGGATTCTGCGCAATTCCCCAGTTCCCATTGGCACCGTGCCTATCTACCAAGCATTGGAAAAGGTCAATGGCGTGGCAGAGGATCTGACCTGGGAAATCTTCCGCGATACCGTCATCGAGCAATGCGAGCAGGGTGTGGACTATATGACCATTCACGCCGGTGTGCTCTTGGCGTATGTACCGCTAGCAAGCAATCGCGTGACCGGCATTGTCAGCCGCGGTGGCTCCATCATGGCGGGATGGTGCCTTGCTCACCACAAAGAGTCATTTCTGTACGAGCACTTCGATGAGCTGTGCGAGATTTTCGCTCAATACGATGTTGCATTTTCGCTTGGCGACGGCCTGCGCCCCGGCAGCCTTGCCGATGCCAACGACGCCGCCCAATTTGCAGAGCTAAAGACTATCGGCGAGCTTACCCGCCGCGCCTGGGAGTATGACGTCCAAGTCATGGTGGAAGGCCCCGGACACGTGCCGCTCAACATGATTCAAGAAAACAACGAACTCGAACAGGACTGGGCTTCAGATGCCCCCTTCTATACCCTCGGCCCTCTAGTTACCGATATCGCCCCTGGCTATGATCACATCACTTCCGCCATCGGTGCCGCCCATATCGCAATGGGTGGTACAGCCATGTTGTGCTATGTCACGCCGAAGGAGCACTTGGGACTGCCCAACCGCGATGATGTAAAAACTGGCGTCATTACTTATAAGATTGCGGCGCATTCAGCGGACGTTGCCAAGGGACATCCAGGCGCCCGCGCTTGGGACGATGCCATGAGCAAGGCCCGCTTTGAATTTCGCTGGAATGACCAATTTGCGCTCTCCCTCGACCCAGAGACCGCGCAGGCCTATCACGATGAAACGTTGCCTGCTGAGCCAGCAAAGACCGCACACTTTTGTTCCATGTGTGGGCCGAAGTTCTGCTCCATGCGCATTAGCCAAGACATCCGCGAGATGTTCGGCGGGCAAATGGCCGAGCTGGGCATGCCGACGCTGGGCGACCAGGTCCGCGCGGCAGCCCACGGCTCAGCATCAGAGGAAGGTATGCAGGAAAAATCCGCCGAATTCCGCCGCAACGGGTCTCAAATTTATTTACGCGAGGATGCTGACCTAGCTTAGCTCTCGCCCTGTATCGGGATTTTCGCCGCGCTCAAATCGGGCGCGGCGTTGCCTTTGCTCTTCCCTTTTGCGCAAGATACGCTGCCTTTCCATGCGATCGCGCATGCGCTGCGGATAGCCGGTTTCTTCTACATCATAAATATCGCAGCTCAATAGTTTGGCCACCGCATCTATGCCTTTCGGCCCGCCAATACGGCGCCGGATAAAATCGCCGTTTTCATCCACAACGACAACGGACATCTCATTGACTACCGTTTCCGGCTCCACAAAGGCTTCTATAAAAGCCTTTCCGGCGGCCCAATGTTGCAGATCCTGCGCGTCTTCCGGGCGGACGGTCTCCCCCGGTCCGCGGGGTGGTCGCAGCGACGATCTGGACTTATTGCGGCGGAAAGGGTTGAACATAATTGCCTAGCTTACCCGGAAGGAGGGTAGTTACTAACCCCACATCTGCACGAGGGTGAGCATCACGCTGTAAGATTGTCGGGTAGCGATAGAACACTTCCAACTTTCGAGGAGTCTTATAACTCATGGCGAACTCCGTTGAGATGCCCGAGCTGGGCGAATCCGTAACCGAAGGCACCATCACGCAGTGGCTCAAGTCCGTCGGCGATACCGTCGAGGTAGACGAACCATTGCTCGAGGTCTCCACCGACAAGGTCGATACCGAAATCCCCTCCCCCGTAGCCGGCACCATTATTGAAATTAAGGCTGACGAGGATGACACCATCGAGGTTGGCGAGGTCATCGCCATCATCGGTGACGAGGATGAGGCAGGCTCCGCATCCAACGACTCCTCCGCTGACAAGGGCGAGGAAGAAGCAGAAGAAAAGAAGGAAGAGCCGAAGGCTGACTCCTCCAACGGCGGCTCCGGCGACGCAGCCGACGTGGAAATGCCAGAACTCGGCGAGTCCGTCACCGAAGGCACCATCACCCAGTGGCTGAAGTCCGTTGGCGACACCGTCGAGGTAGACGAACCACTGCTCGAGGTCTCCACCGACAAGGTCGATACTGAAATTCCTTCCCCAGTAGCAGGCACCCTGGTAGAAATCCTCGCCGACGAGGACGACACCATCGAGGTCGGCGAAGTCATCGCCCGCATCGGCGACGAAAACGCCACCGCATCCTCCTCCGAGGCCAAGCCAGAGCCACAGGAAGAAAAGAAGGAAGAGCCCAAGGCCGAAGAAAAGGAAGAGCCGAAGGCTGACTCCTCCAACGGCGGCTCCGGCGACGCAGCCGACGTAGAAATGCCAGAACTCGGCGAATCCGTCACCGAAGGCACCATCACCCAGTGGCTGAAGTCCGTCGGCGAAACCGTCGAGGTAGACGAACCACTGCTCGAGGTCTCCACCGACAAGGTCGACACCGAAATTCCTTCCCCAGTAGCAGGCACCCTGGTAGAAATCCTCGCCGACGAAGACGACACCATCGAGGTCGGCGAAGTCATCGCCCGCATCGGCGACGAAAACGCCACCGCATCCTCCTCCGAGGCCAAGCCAGAGCCACAGGAAGAAAAGAAGGAAGAGCCAAAGGCAGAAGAAAAGGAAGAGAAGAAGCCAGAACCAAAGGCTGAGGAAAAGAAGGAGTCCAAGCAGGATTCCTCCCTGAACACCTCTGCCAAGGTCAACAATGGCGATAACGTTCCTTATGTCACCCCACTGGTACGCAAGCTTGCTGAAAAGCACGGCGTAGACCTCAACACCGTTGAGGGCACCGGCGTGGGCGGCCGCATCCGTAAGCAGGACGTGCTCGCCGCTGCTGGCGAGGGCGATGCACCTGCCAAGTCTGGCGCACAGTCCGATAACTCCCCACGCGCTCGTTGGTCCACCAAGTCCGTGGACCCGGCCAAGCAGGAGCTCATCGGCACCACCCAGAAGGTCAACCGCATCCGCGAAATCACCGCCGCCAAGATGGTCGAGGCGCTGCAGATTTCTGCGCAGCTTACCCACGTTCAGGAAGTCGACATGACTGCCATCTGGGATATGCGCAAGAAGAACAAGCAGGCGTTCATCGACAAGCACGGTGCCAACCTGTCCTTCCTGCCATTCATCGTGAAGGCTACCGCCGAGGCTCTGGTCTCCCACCCGAACGTCAATGCGTCTTATAACCCAGAGACCAAGGAGATGACCTACCACTCGGACGTCAACATCGCTATCGCCGTTGACACCCCGAAGGGCCTGCTCACCCCGGTCATCCACAAGGCACAGGACATGACCCTGCCGCAGATCGCTCAGCAGATTGCAGAGCTGGCCGATAAGGCCCGCAATAACAAGCTGAAGCCGAACGATCTCACCGGTGCTACCTTCACCGTGACCAACATCGGTTCCGAGGGCGCCATGCTCGATACCCCGATCTTGGTTCCGCCACAGGCCGGCATCCTGGGCACCGCGGCTATTGAGAAGCGCCCGGTCGTTGTCAACGAGAACGGCCAGGACGCCATCGCCATCCGCCAGATGTGCTACCTGCCATTCACCTACGATCACCAGGTAGTTGACGGTGCGGACGCAGGCCGCTTCATCACCACCATCAAGGACCGCCTGCAGACCGCAGACTTCCAGGCAGACCTCGAAGTCTAAAGGTTCTATCGCCGCTTAAAGCCTCTTAGCCCCACCGCGGGGCTAAGAGGCTTTAGCTATGTCTGGGGTGCCAAGTGGGGGTGATGGATCCAAAAAGGCCGGACTAATCCATCCCTTTTTATTCGAGGTGTTGAGGGAGCTTTGCCCCTAAGCCCATGGTGAGCGCACTGGGTGCAGTTCTATACAGTGACGCGCTGCATAAAAGTTTCCAAAGCGGGATCGGCTCACCCATTGTTAAACATATAATTGGGGCGGTTACAGCCACTGTCCCCCTATTAAGGAGTCTCACTGACATGGAATTCATCTCCCGCCACCTAGGGCCGGATTCTGCGGAGCAGGCCACCATGCTTGCGAAGGTAGGCTACGACAGCGTGGACGCGCTGGTCGATGCCGCCATTCCGTCAAAGATCCGCGCCGCAGAACTGCCTCAGCTTCCTGAGGCGCTCTCGGAAGATGAAGCGCAGGCTACATTGCGGGAGTACGCCAACCAGAACACGGTGCTGAAGTCCTTCTACGGACAAGGATTTTCTGACACCCTCACCCCCGCGGTCATCCGCCGCGGTTTACTGGAGGATGCGGGATGGTACACCGCCTATACCCCGTATCAGCCAGAGATCTCCCAGGGTCGTCTTGAAGCGCTGTTGAACTTCCAGACCATGATTGAGTCCCTGTCCGGACTGCCCATCGCGAATGCTTCTTTGCTGGACGAGGCCTCTGCCACCGCGGAAGCCGTGGGGCTTATGTCCCGCGCGGTCAAGAAGGGTCGCCGCGTGGTGTTGGATTCTCGCCTGCACCCGCAGGTGCTTACCGTCGCCGCGGAGCGCGCCCGCGCGATTGACCTTGAGGTAGAAATCGTGGACCTGCGCGAAGGCCTCGTGGGCGAGGACCTCATCGGCGCGGTAATCGCCTACACCGGTACCGAGGGCGACATCTTTGACCCCTCCACCATCATCGAGGAGCTGCACACCCGCGGCGCTTTGGCCACCGTGGCCACCGACCCGCTTTCGCTGCTCCTGCTGGAGGCACCTGGCTCGCTGGGCGCCGATATTGTGCTCGGTTCTTCCCAGCGCTTTGGCGTTCCGCTCTTCTTCGGCGGCCCGCACGCTGCCTACATGGCGGTCACGGAAAAACTCAAGCGCCAGATGCCTGGCCGCATCGTGGGCGTGTCCAAGGACGCGGATGGTCGCCCCGCTTACCGCCTAGCACTGCAGACCCGCGAGCAGCACATTCGCCGTGAACGCGCTACCTCCAATATTTGTACTGCGCAGGCACTACTGGCTAATGTCGCCTCCATGTACGCCGTCTACCACGGCCCGCAAGGCCTCAAGGCCATTGCCCAGCGCGTCCACGCGCTCGCTTCCTCCTTTGCGCAGGCCGTCAAGGATGCCGGAAAGCAACTCGTGTCCGAGGACTTCTTCGATACCGTGACCGTCGCCGGCGTAGACGCCGCCACCATCAAGACTGACCTCCAAAAGGAGGGCTACCTCGTGCGCACCATCGGCGAGGACAAGGTATCGGTGTCCTTTGGTGAGTCGGCAACCAAGGAGGACGTCGCCAAGCTCGCCCACGCCTTTGGCGCCGACGCTGCTGAGGCGGACTTTGCCCTGCCGGAGAACCTGCAGCGCGGCGAGGAGCCGCTCCAGCACGAGATCTTCAATCGCATTCACTCCGAGACCCAGATGCTGCGCTACCTGCGCAAGCTGGCCGATAAGGACTTGGCGCTCGACCGCACCATGATTCCGCTGGGCTCCTGCACGATGAAGCTCAACCCCACCGCCGCCATGGAACCCATCTCCTGGCCGGAGTTTGCAGGCATCCACCCCTACGCACCAGAAGAAACGACCGCCGGTTGGCGCGCATTGGTAGAAGAGATTGAGGGCTGGCTGGCCGAGGTCACCGGCTACGCCAAGGTCTCCATCCAGCCCAATGCCGGCTCCCAGGGCGAGCTGGCCGGCCTCTTGGCCATCCGCCGCTACCACGTAGCCAATGGCGATAACGAGCGCGATGTAGTGCTCATCCCAGCTTCCGCGCACGGTACCAATGCGGCTTCGGCAACGCTGGCTAACCTGCGCGTTGTTGTGGTCAAGACCGCCGAGGACGGCTCTATTGACCTGGCAGATTTGGATGAGAAGATTGCCAAGCACGGCAACCACATCGCCGGCATCATGGTGACCTACCCGTCCACCCACGGTGTCTTTGACCCCGAGGTCCGCGACGTATGCGATAAGGTCCACGCTGTGGGCGGCCAGGTCTACATCGACGGCGCGAATATGAACGCGCTGACCGGCTGGGCCCGCCCAGGCCAGTTCGGCGGCGATGTTTCCCACCTCAACCTGCACAAGACCTTTACCATTCCGCATGGCGGTGGCGGCCCGGGCGTGGGTCCGGTTGCAGTGGCCGAGCACCTTATCCCCTTCTTGCCCACCAACGCCGCGGATCCGCAGCTGGATGCCACCACCGCTACCCCGGTTGGTCAGGGCGTGCCGATTACCAATACCAAGTACGGCTCGGCCGGTGTGCTGCCGATTTCCTGGGCGTACCTTGCTATGACCGGTGCACAGGGACTAGCGCAGGCCTCCGCCCACGCCATTTTGGGCGCGAACTACCTGGCCAAGTCCTTGGAAGATTCTTTCCCTGTGCTCTACACCGGCAACGCTGGCTTGGTGGCGCACGAATGCATCCTGGATCTGCGCGCGCTTACCGACGCCTCCGGGGTCACCGCAGCCGACGTAGCCAAGCGCCTCGTGGACTTTGGTTTCCACGCCCCGACCCTCGCCTTCCCGGTGGCCGGCACCCTCATGGTGGAGCCCACCGAATCTGAAGACCTGGGCGAGCTGGACCGCTTCATTGAGGCCATGCGCACCATTCGCGCGGAGATCCAAGAGATCATCGACGGCGAGGTTTCCTACGAAGGCTCCGTTATCCACCACGCACCATTTACCGCGGAGTCCATCGGCTCCGATACGTGGGAGTTCTCCTTCAGCCGCGAAAAGGCCGCGTGGCCCGTGAAATCCCTGCGTCACAGCTACAAGTACTTCCCGCCGGTGCGCCGCATCGACGAGGCCTACGGCGACCGCAACCTGGTCTGCAGCTGCCCACCACCAGAAGCTTTCGACATCGACGATTCTGAGGAGTAACCATGACCGAACTACTCACCTCCCCGCTTCATGCCGAGCACGACAAGCTCGGCGCCACTTTCACGGCCTTCGGCCCGTGGAACATGCCCTTGAAGTACCAGAACGAGCTGGATGAGCACCGCGCGGTGCGCAGCACCGCCGGCCTCTTTGACCTATCCCACATGGGCGAAATCTGGGTCAATGGCGCCGACGCCGGCAAGTTCTTGTCTTATGCCTTCATCTCCAACTTCGAGCCCCTCAAGGTGGGCAAGGCCAAGTACTCCATGATTACCGCCGAGGACGGCGGCATCATCGATGACCTGATTACCTACCGCTTTGAAGAGGATAAATTCCTCGTCGTCCCGAATGCCGGCAACGCCGATACCGTGTGGGACGAGCTCAACAATCGCGCCGAGGGCTTCGATGTTTCCCTGAAGAACGAGTCCCGGGACGTCGCCATGATCGCCGTCCAGGGCCCTAAGGCCGCAGAAATCCTCGTCCCGCTGGTAGAAGACAAAAAGCAGGACGAGGTATATAACCTCGGCTACTACGCCGCCACCATGGGCAAGGTAGCGCGCACGTTCGCCATTATCGCGCGCA
This genomic stretch from Corynebacterium tuberculostearicum harbors:
- a CDS encoding leucyl aminopeptidase → MAQTDLPARGHFPQVKLGKKVPKKAEALLIAAFEGEGGLELPGTDLLGGAALRSTYEALVAVGASGKAGEVTRVPAPAKAGVASIIAVGLGDAEEVDDETLRRAAGQAARSITKVGAVATSLGDFGITPVVEGLILGGYKYSGLRSESAAETTTFTVVAEKSAQEEFDSAKITAESVLIARDLVNTPSNLLYPETYAAFLSAQAAEAGLEVEVLDEKALEKQGFGGIMAVGRGSARPPRLVRLSWKPKKAKRHVALVGKGITFDTGGISLKPGAKMWDMISDMGGSAAMAAAIIAAAKLNLKVGITATLPLAENMPGSDATRPGDVITHYGGITSEVLNTDAEGRLVLADAIARASEDSPDYLIETATLTGAQMVALGERTAGVMGSEEFRDRMAEIGREVGEKAWAMPLLEEHEESVKSASADIRNINAKREGGMEYAGTYLQHFVGEGIEWAHIDVAGPSFNTTGAYGYTPKMGTGVPTRTVVAALREIAESK
- a CDS encoding isochorismatase family protein, with product MKPALIIVDVQHDFCPGGALGTERGNEVAAKIASLQQGYETVVATQDWHIDPGSHFSKDPDFVDSWPVHCVAESHGAAMHEAIGPAQAYFRKGEYTAAYSGFEGAANGTLLADWLRERHIDAVDIVGIATDHCVRATAADALKEGFAVRVLREYCSPVDEARGEAALQELAAAGAIIC
- the thiC gene encoding phosphomethylpyrimidine synthase ThiC yields the protein MTAAPENHPKHSYSPIHHDGLEVPETEIQLDDSPQGPNEPFRVYRTRGPECAPEVGLPALRSEWISERGDTKEYAGRGRELADDGRAAQRRGASSQEWNGSKRPPLKAQLGRRVTQMHYARQGIITREMEFVALREHCDPEFVRAEVARGRAIIPNNVNHPESEPMIIGRKFLTKINANIGNSAVTSSIEEEVSKLRWATQWGADTVMDLSTGDDIHTTREWILRNSPVPIGTVPIYQALEKVNGVAEDLTWEIFRDTVIEQCEQGVDYMTIHAGVLLAYVPLASNRVTGIVSRGGSIMAGWCLAHHKESFLYEHFDELCEIFAQYDVAFSLGDGLRPGSLADANDAAQFAELKTIGELTRRAWEYDVQVMVEGPGHVPLNMIQENNELEQDWASDAPFYTLGPLVTDIAPGYDHITSAIGAAHIAMGGTAMLCYVTPKEHLGLPNRDDVKTGVITYKIAAHSADVAKGHPGARAWDDAMSKARFEFRWNDQFALSLDPETAQAYHDETLPAEPAKTAHFCSMCGPKFCSMRISQDIREMFGGQMAELGMPTLGDQVRAAAHGSASEEGMQEKSAEFRRNGSQIYLREDADLA
- the sucB gene encoding 2-oxoglutarate dehydrogenase, E2 component, dihydrolipoamide succinyltransferase: MANSVEMPELGESVTEGTITQWLKSVGDTVEVDEPLLEVSTDKVDTEIPSPVAGTIIEIKADEDDTIEVGEVIAIIGDEDEAGSASNDSSADKGEEEAEEKKEEPKADSSNGGSGDAADVEMPELGESVTEGTITQWLKSVGDTVEVDEPLLEVSTDKVDTEIPSPVAGTLVEILADEDDTIEVGEVIARIGDENATASSSEAKPEPQEEKKEEPKAEEKEEPKADSSNGGSGDAADVEMPELGESVTEGTITQWLKSVGETVEVDEPLLEVSTDKVDTEIPSPVAGTLVEILADEDDTIEVGEVIARIGDENATASSSEAKPEPQEEKKEEPKAEEKEEKKPEPKAEEKKESKQDSSLNTSAKVNNGDNVPYVTPLVRKLAEKHGVDLNTVEGTGVGGRIRKQDVLAAAGEGDAPAKSGAQSDNSPRARWSTKSVDPAKQELIGTTQKVNRIREITAAKMVEALQISAQLTHVQEVDMTAIWDMRKKNKQAFIDKHGANLSFLPFIVKATAEALVSHPNVNASYNPETKEMTYHSDVNIAIAVDTPKGLLTPVIHKAQDMTLPQIAQQIAELADKARNNKLKPNDLTGATFTVTNIGSEGAMLDTPILVPPQAGILGTAAIEKRPVVVNENGQDAIAIRQMCYLPFTYDHQVVDGADAGRFITTIKDRLQTADFQADLEV
- the gcvP gene encoding aminomethyl-transferring glycine dehydrogenase; amino-acid sequence: MEFISRHLGPDSAEQATMLAKVGYDSVDALVDAAIPSKIRAAELPQLPEALSEDEAQATLREYANQNTVLKSFYGQGFSDTLTPAVIRRGLLEDAGWYTAYTPYQPEISQGRLEALLNFQTMIESLSGLPIANASLLDEASATAEAVGLMSRAVKKGRRVVLDSRLHPQVLTVAAERARAIDLEVEIVDLREGLVGEDLIGAVIAYTGTEGDIFDPSTIIEELHTRGALATVATDPLSLLLLEAPGSLGADIVLGSSQRFGVPLFFGGPHAAYMAVTEKLKRQMPGRIVGVSKDADGRPAYRLALQTREQHIRRERATSNICTAQALLANVASMYAVYHGPQGLKAIAQRVHALASSFAQAVKDAGKQLVSEDFFDTVTVAGVDAATIKTDLQKEGYLVRTIGEDKVSVSFGESATKEDVAKLAHAFGADAAEADFALPENLQRGEEPLQHEIFNRIHSETQMLRYLRKLADKDLALDRTMIPLGSCTMKLNPTAAMEPISWPEFAGIHPYAPEETTAGWRALVEEIEGWLAEVTGYAKVSIQPNAGSQGELAGLLAIRRYHVANGDNERDVVLIPASAHGTNAASATLANLRVVVVKTAEDGSIDLADLDEKIAKHGNHIAGIMVTYPSTHGVFDPEVRDVCDKVHAVGGQVYIDGANMNALTGWARPGQFGGDVSHLNLHKTFTIPHGGGGPGVGPVAVAEHLIPFLPTNAADPQLDATTATPVGQGVPITNTKYGSAGVLPISWAYLAMTGAQGLAQASAHAILGANYLAKSLEDSFPVLYTGNAGLVAHECILDLRALTDASGVTAADVAKRLVDFGFHAPTLAFPVAGTLMVEPTESEDLGELDRFIEAMRTIRAEIQEIIDGEVSYEGSVIHHAPFTAESIGSDTWEFSFSREKAAWPVKSLRHSYKYFPPVRRIDEAYGDRNLVCSCPPPEAFDIDDSEE
- the gcvT gene encoding glycine cleavage system aminomethyltransferase GcvT, with the protein product MTELLTSPLHAEHDKLGATFTAFGPWNMPLKYQNELDEHRAVRSTAGLFDLSHMGEIWVNGADAGKFLSYAFISNFEPLKVGKAKYSMITAEDGGIIDDLITYRFEEDKFLVVPNAGNADTVWDELNNRAEGFDVSLKNESRDVAMIAVQGPKAAEILVPLVEDKKQDEVYNLGYYAATMGKVARTFAIIARTGYTGEDGFELIVYNSDAPQLWEELLKAGAEYDLKPCGLAARDSLRLEAGMPLYGNELSRDITPVEAGMARAFAKKEADFVGAEVIRQRAAEGPQVAITGLTSTQRRAARAGAEVFVGDKKVGTVTSGQPSPTLGHPVAIALLETSAELEPGAEVEVEIRGKRYPFEVTALPFYKRDK